Genomic DNA from Desulfonema ishimotonii:
TCGATCTCCGCCTTCGGCGTCTTGCGGAGTTTGAGGCCGAAGGCCATGTTGTTGAACACGTTCATGTGGGGATAGAGCGCATAGTTCTGAAACACCATTGCCACATCCCGGTCCTTGGGGGCCACGTCATTGACCACCCGGTCCCCGATCCGAATCTCTCCGTCAGAGATGGTCTCCAGCCCCGCAATCATGCGCAGCGTGGTGGATTTACCGCACCCGGACGGCCCCACGAATACCACAAATTCGAGGTTATGAATGTCCAGATTGATCCCGTGGACCACTTCCAGTCTGCCAAATCGTTTGACCACATTTTTGAGAATGACTTCTGTCATCAGAATATCGCCCTGTATGGTTGGGTTTTTATATAAAAAAATTCCCCTTGTATTTTCTGAAAGATAACGGCATTTAAGGCTCTGCTGCCGGTTGCCCGCAAAGGCGTCAGGCTGCAAATTTCCCTTCCGCCCCGCATCCTGGAAAACAGGCAGCTTTGGCAGGGTGCAAAGCTTTATGAAAAAGCATGTTTTAAAGAAACAAGTCAAGAGTTGTTTAAAAAAATTCCCGATACAGGGCAACCTCTTAAATATAAAGGATTCTTGAATGAAATTGTCTGACCACCATGATGTTTTTCTTGACATATACACATAAGTAATTTATTTTAAAATGAATTATAAAACCGATGATGGTGTCCGAAAGATTCGCTGCTATCTCCGCACGCAGATACGGAAAAAGCCTGTGAACTTCGACGGAAAACCGCCGGACATATCGCAAAACATAATCGGAATTTTATTTCGGGAGCTGTAAACCGCCGCGTTCATGCGGTTCTGTTTATATGCCCAAAATATGATTCCCGATGAATACCGGATAATTAGAAAGGAGAACATTTCGCCAATGGCTGAAGAAGGTCGAGTAAAATGGTTTAGTGAAAAGAAGGGGTACGGGTTTATTGAAAGGGATGGCGAGGAAGATATCTTTTTTCATAGCTCAAGTGTTAAAGATCACGGATTTTTCACCCTTGAGAAGTCCGATCTCGTGACCTTTGAAATCAAAAAAACGCCCAAAGGGGTACAGGCCGTTAACGTTAAACGGGCGTAAACAATTTCTGACAGATAAAATGCAGCGGACAGGGCAAAGCCGGAACGGGCTTTGCCTTTTTTATTTCCGCTGGTTTCCGCACCGCCGCCGGACCCTCCGGTCTTAGACGCTGTTTTAAAAATACCGGCGGCTCAGAAATGGAGTGCGAAAATTGAGGCCGAAGGCCGGTTTTTCGCAGCTTTTGCAAAAAAAATCGGCCCTTCGGGGCCTGACTTTTGCGTTCCGAAGGGATTTTTTAAACAGCTTCTTAGGCGATCATCGGCCCGAAACCGGCCATCACCTGTTCAGGCGCGGGCATCAGACCTGTACCGCATCCGCTTTTCCCCGTATTTTCAGCGATATTTAGTCTTGACTGAACCCCCGATTCCCCATAGATTGGCGTCGAATTTCAGGCAGATTAACCGTATGACAAGCAAAGGAGGAATTCCAGATGAGATCAGGCAAATGGAGCGCCGTGGCGCTCGGTATTCTGATGATTTTTTCCGCCGGAAACGTCCTGGCACAACCGGTTGAAATCCACTGGTGGCACGCCATGCGAAGCGCCCGTGGTGAGGTCTGTAACGCCATCATCAAAAAATTCAACGAATCCCAGGATAAATACAGGGTCATCGGAACCAACAAGGGCAACTACGACGAGACCGTCAACGCCGGTATCGCAGCTATCCGCGCCCGCAAACACCCCCATCTCCTTCAGTCCTTTGAGGTCGGCACTCAGACCATGATGCTTTCCGGGGCCGTCTACCCGGTATACCAGCTGATGAAGGACGAGGGCTATGAGATCGACTGGACAGACTACCTCCAGCCGGTCCTCTCCTATTACATGGACAAGGACGGCAACCTCATGTCCATGCCCTTTAATTCATCCACGCCGGTCATGTACTACAACGCCGACATGTTCAGAAAGGCGGGCATTGCGCTGCTGTCCAAGGAAGCTCCTGTCACCTGGGATGAACTGGGCGAAATGCTGACCAAAGTCATCGGGGCAGGCGCTCCCGGGGGCATGGTAACGGCCTGGCAGTCCTGGACCCAGGTTGAAAACTACTGCGCCATCCATAACCTGCCCTTTGCCACCAAAGCCAACGGCTATGAGGGGCTTGACTGTGAGCTGGCCATCAACAACGCCCCGGAGATAAACCACATCACCCGCCTCAGATCCTGAATGGCCGACAAACGCTTTATCTACGGCGGCCAGAAATACCAGGGGCCCAAGGCTGAGTTCCTCGCCCAGAACGCGGCCGTCTACATCGACTCCATCAGCGGCATTGCCAAGCTGAAAAAGGCG
This window encodes:
- a CDS encoding extracellular solute-binding protein gives rise to the protein MRSGKWSAVALGILMIFSAGNVLAQPVEIHWWHAMRSARGEVCNAIIKKFNESQDKYRVIGTNKGNYDETVNAGIAAIRARKHPHLLQSFEVGTQTMMLSGAVYPVYQLMKDEGYEIDWTDYLQPVLSYYMDKDGNLMSMPFNSSTPVMYYNADMFRKAGIALLSKEAPVTWDELGEMLTKVIGAGAPGGMVTAWQSWTQVENYCAIHNLPFATKANGYEGLDCELAINNAPEINHITRLRS
- a CDS encoding cold-shock protein, whose product is MAEEGRVKWFSEKKGYGFIERDGEEDIFFHSSSVKDHGFFTLEKSDLVTFEIKKTPKGVQAVNVKRA